Proteins found in one Micropterus dolomieu isolate WLL.071019.BEF.003 ecotype Adirondacks linkage group LG10, ASM2129224v1, whole genome shotgun sequence genomic segment:
- the ppp2r5cb gene encoding protein phosphatase 2, regulatory subunit B', gamma b isoform X3 gives MLACTEAASGMVLDASSSNGPFQPVALMHFRDVPSAEQEKLFIQKLRQCCVLFDFVSDPLSDLKWKEVKRAALSEMVEYITHNRNVITEPIYPEVVHMFSGNMFRTLPPSSNPTGAEFDPEEDEPTLEAAWPHLQIVYEFFLRFLESPDFQPNIAKKYIDQRFVMQLLDLFDSEDPRERDFLKTTLHRIYGKFLGLRAYIRKHINNIFYRFIYETEHHNGIAELLEILGSIINGFALPLKEEHKIFLLKVLLPLHKVKSLSVYHPQLAYCVVQFLEKDSTLTEPTVMALLKYWPKTHSPKEVMFLNELEEILDVIEPSEFVKVMEPLFRQLAKCVSSPHFQVAERALYYWNNEYIMSLISDNAAKILPIMFPSLYRNSKTHWNKTIHGLIYNALKLFMEMNQKLFDDCTQQFRAEKSKEKAKWKEREEAWLKIENLAKSNPQFLMYIDSAGSDGPTDMETDGPLLDDVSMLKKTVEEEATQIQKDQRRERPLMRRKSELPRDICTVTALELHRRADELLTTQDGH, from the exons ATGTTGGCATGTACTGAAGCTGCCAGTGGGATGGTTCTGGATGCATCGAGCTCCAATGGGCCTTTCCAGCCTGTGGCCCTCATGCATTTTAGAG ATGTTCCCTCTGCAGAGCAGGAAAAGCTATTCATCCAGAAGTTGCGGCAGTGCTGCGTCCTGTTCGATTTTGTCTCAGACCCACTGAGCGACCTGAAATGGAAGGAGGTGAAACGGGCGGCTCTAAGCGAGATGGTGGAGTACATCACCCACAACAGAAACGTCATCACCGAACCCATCTACCCAGAGGTGGTTCACATG TTTTCTGGAAATATGTTCAGGACGTTGCCTCCATCATCCAACCCCACCGGTGCCGAGTTTGACCCAGAGGAAGATGAGCCCACACTAGAGGCAGCATGGCCACACCTACAG ATTGTCTATGAATTCTTCCTACGGTTCTTAGAGTCACCTGACTTTCAACCAAACATAGCCAAAAAGTATATTGACCAGAGGTTTGTAATGCAG CTCTTAGACCTGTTTGACAGTGAAGACCCCAGGGAAAGAGATTTTTTAAAGACCACTCTTCATCGCATCTATGGCAAGTTCCTGGGCCTGCGAGCGTACATTAGGAAACATAttaataacatattttataG GTTCATTTATGAGACTGAACATCATAATGGAATAGCAGAATTACTGGAAATATTAGGCAG CATAATCAATGGGTTCGCATTACCATTGAAAGAAGAGCACAAGATATTCCTGCTGAAAGTTCTGTTGCCTTTACACAAAGTCAAGTCTCTAAGTGTATATCACCCACAG CTGGCCTACTGTGTGGTACAGTTCTTAGAGAAGGATAGCACCCTCACAGAACCG ACGGTGATGGCTTTGTTGAAGTATTGGCCAAAGACCCACAGTCCAAAAGAGGTGATGTTCCTCAATGAACTGGAGGAGATCCTGGATGTCATTGAGCCTTCAGAGTTTGTGAAAGTCATGGAGCCTCTCTTCAGACAGCTGGCCAAGTGTGTGTCCAGCCCACACTTTCAG GTGGCAGAACGAGCTCTGTACTACTGGAACAATGAGTACATCATGAGCCTGATAAGTGACAACGCTGCCAAGATCCTGCCCATCATGTTCCCATCCCTCTACCGCAACTCCAAGACCCACTGGAACAA GACGATCCACGGGTTAATATACAATGCTCTGAAACTCTTCATGGAGATGAACCAGAAGCTGTTTGATGACTGCACCCAGCAGTTCAGGGCAGAGAAAAGCAA AGAGAAGGCCAAATGGAAAGAGAGGGAAGAAGCATGGTTGAAGATTGAGAATCTTGCCAAGTCAAACCCACAG TTTCTGATGTACATTGACTCGGCAGGCTCAGACGGCCCGACGGACATGGAGACCGATGGGCCTCTGCTAGACGACGTCAGCATGCTAAAGAAAACAGTGGAGGAGGAAGCCACGCAG ATCCAGAAAGATCAGCGTAGAGAGCGCCCATTGATGCGGAGGAAATCAGAACTTCCCAGGGACATCTGCACTGTCACAGCCCTGGAGTTGCACCGGAGAGCCGATGAATTGTTGACGACGCAAGACGGCCACTAA